The following coding sequences lie in one uncultured Bacteroides sp. genomic window:
- a CDS encoding glycosyltransferase 87 family protein, with protein sequence MNRRRPSFLNNLLFRDYRFIFFVWIITSVTCGVLKYTRGSYNNYRILKNIFWHAYHQLPLYIHYPKEYFDISHYGIFFSSVICPFSVLPDIVGLVLWVTANAWLLYYAIQKLALRRNQHLFVYLFCIMELFNSLASQQFNVGIAAFIILAYHLIDHKRDFWAAFFIMLGTFTQLYGIVGLAFLPFSRNKTRLLSSCLCWGVIMFFLPMIYTSPDYVLTQYHSWIIDLIEKHHQNLFAYYQNISLLGIVRKISGSSSYSDIWLIFSGLILLCIPYFRIKQYRSKSFRMMALASTLLFVVLFSTASESSSYIIAMIGIAIWYLKTPSETKALNLTLLIFAFFLTGVSSSNLFPAEVRKIFIFPFALKSLPCILIWLKICYEMTFLNFCLKEGIPRREESPRLIPNTNNEIDIVLYCYNPPANWQDMLHENTREINKAFPNKVFHVIVVNDGSTIHMNDAEIEKFKAIMPRAQLISYTESRGKGYAIRKGMESACSSMSIYSDWTLPYDKESLGAVFHKLEEGYDVVVAARANHYFRHFNLNTLHSYMSILTRTLNWIVLGIRFSNIQGAVKGMNRKGKELFLKTTINHYLFDTEFVFMASRERNLHICEVKANLRKGAYVSFMGIKAVGREITNFVRIALK encoded by the coding sequence ATGAATAGAAGAAGACCGTCATTTTTAAATAATCTCTTGTTTAGAGACTATCGTTTTATATTTTTCGTATGGATTATTACATCTGTAACATGCGGTGTTTTAAAATATACCAGAGGGTCATATAATAATTACCGCATTTTAAAGAATATATTCTGGCATGCCTATCATCAGTTACCATTATATATCCACTATCCTAAAGAATATTTCGATATTAGTCATTATGGTATATTTTTCAGCTCAGTAATTTGTCCGTTCTCTGTTCTTCCGGATATTGTGGGTTTAGTATTATGGGTTACCGCCAATGCATGGTTACTCTACTATGCCATACAAAAATTAGCCCTTAGAAGGAACCAACATTTATTTGTGTATCTATTCTGTATCATGGAGTTATTTAACTCACTTGCTTCACAGCAATTCAATGTAGGAATAGCAGCCTTTATTATCTTAGCTTATCATCTGATAGATCATAAAAGGGACTTTTGGGCAGCTTTCTTCATTATGCTGGGTACTTTTACCCAATTATATGGAATTGTAGGACTCGCTTTCCTACCCTTTTCAAGGAATAAAACAAGATTACTATCTTCATGCCTTTGCTGGGGTGTTATTATGTTTTTCCTGCCAATGATCTATACTTCACCAGATTATGTACTGACACAATATCACTCCTGGATAATAGATCTTATTGAAAAACATCATCAGAATCTTTTTGCTTATTACCAAAATATATCCTTACTAGGAATAGTTCGGAAAATAAGTGGCAGCAGTAGTTATTCAGACATCTGGCTGATTTTTTCAGGACTCATACTTTTATGTATCCCCTATTTTAGAATCAAGCAATACCGCTCTAAGAGTTTCAGAATGATGGCGCTGGCTTCCACATTACTCTTTGTAGTATTGTTTAGCACGGCAAGCGAATCGAGTTCTTACATTATTGCTATGATAGGAATTGCCATTTGGTATCTTAAGACTCCTTCAGAGACTAAAGCATTAAACCTTACTCTCCTGATCTTTGCCTTTTTCCTTACCGGAGTTTCGAGTAGTAACTTGTTTCCGGCCGAGGTACGAAAGATATTTATATTCCCGTTTGCACTGAAATCATTGCCTTGTATACTAATCTGGCTAAAGATTTGTTATGAGATGACTTTCCTGAATTTCTGTCTGAAAGAAGGAATTCCCAGAAGAGAAGAAAGTCCGCGTTTAATTCCAAACACCAATAATGAGATTGACATTGTTCTGTACTGTTACAATCCCCCGGCTAACTGGCAGGATATGCTTCATGAGAACACAAGAGAAATAAATAAGGCATTCCCTAATAAAGTATTTCACGTGATAGTTGTAAACGATGGGTCTACCATTCACATGAACGATGCTGAAATAGAAAAGTTTAAAGCTATTATGCCTCGGGCACAGCTTATTAGTTACACGGAAAGTAGAGGAAAAGGATACGCCATAAGAAAAGGGATGGAAAGTGCTTGCTCTTCCATGAGCATTTATTCAGACTGGACTCTTCCGTATGATAAGGAAAGTCTTGGGGCAGTGTTCCATAAGTTAGAGGAAGGATATGATGTAGTGGTGGCCGCACGGGCCAATCACTATTTCAGGCATTTCAACCTGAACACCTTACACAGCTATATGTCCATCCTTACACGAACACTGAACTGGATTGTTCTGGGCATAAGATTCAGTAACATTCAGGGAGCAGTCAAGGGAATGAACAGGAAAGGGAAAGAGCTCTTTTTGAAAACCACCATTAACCATTATCTTTTCGATACAGAATTTGTTTTCATGGCATCAAGAGAACGCAATCTGCATATTTGTGAAGTGAAAGCAAACTTACGCAAAGGAGCTTATGTCTCCTTTATGGGCATAAAGGCCGTGGGGCGTGAAATAACTAATTTTGTACGTATAGCACTGAAATAA
- a CDS encoding DedA family protein, producing the protein MEYIQFIINFALHIDTQLPALVAQYGTWIYALLFFLIFCETGLVITPFLPGDSLLFVAGTLASISANNMNIHILILMLIIAAVLGDASNYLIGRYFGTKLFSNPNSKIFKQSYLDKTHAFYEKYGGKTIILARFVPVVRTFAPFVAGMGKMSYRHFAHYNIVGGVIWVALITYIGYFLGSLEIVQNNLKLLVIAIVLISILPAIIEVLKNRR; encoded by the coding sequence ATGGAATACATTCAATTTATTATTAATTTTGCACTACACATAGATACCCAGTTACCTGCACTGGTAGCACAATACGGCACTTGGATTTATGCACTTCTTTTCTTCCTGATTTTTTGTGAAACCGGTCTTGTTATTACTCCTTTTTTGCCCGGAGACTCATTATTATTTGTGGCTGGTACCCTGGCCTCCATTTCCGCTAATAATATGAATATTCATATACTGATTCTAATGCTTATTATAGCGGCAGTTCTGGGAGATGCCTCCAATTATTTAATCGGACGTTACTTTGGTACAAAACTATTCAGCAATCCTAATTCAAAAATATTTAAACAAAGCTATCTGGACAAGACTCATGCTTTTTACGAAAAGTATGGCGGTAAAACAATCATCTTAGCCCGATTTGTACCAGTTGTCCGCACTTTCGCTCCGTTTGTTGCAGGTATGGGAAAAATGAGTTATCGACATTTTGCCCATTATAACATTGTAGGAGGAGTTATCTGGGTAGCATTAATAACTTATATTGGCTATTTTCTGGGAAGCTTAGAAATCGTTCAAAACAACTTAAAACTTTTGGTCATAGCAATTGTTCTAATTTCTATTCTTCCTGCTATTATAGAGGTTTTGAAAAATAGGCGATAA